The Verrucomicrobiota bacterium genomic interval AAAAACCGCTACCTTTGAAAATCAGCCCGGCGCCAGTGCCCACGGCGCGCTTGACCTTACCCTTGCCCCAGCGTTTTTGTGGGCAAACATCTTTCGGACACACCTTCAGGGGTGCGTCCTTCATGGATTGAATGTGTTCAAACTGGTGACCACACTTTTCACAAATATAATCGTACGTCGGCATAAAGACTTGGCGATGCTGGCATGAAATGAATGGAAGTTTAAGAAAAAAATAACCCCGCCATGGCCGTGTGCAAACAGTTCCTTTGAACTGCGACGATACAGGTGGAACCCGATCACTGTCTCTCGACTTCCAATTAAGGCATGTCGGCGGACTTAGAAATAGAGGCT includes:
- a CDS encoding FmdB family zinc ribbon protein, with the protein product MPTYDYICEKCGHQFEHIQSMKDAPLKVCPKDVCPQKRWGKGKVKRAVGTGAGLIFKGSGFYITDYRSEGYKASAKKDVAPATAPASTPASSSTASKPSEGKSQSPPAKSEAKPSK